One genomic window of Nicotiana sylvestris chromosome 10, ASM39365v2, whole genome shotgun sequence includes the following:
- the LOC104217814 gene encoding cell number regulator 7-like encodes MTGTPVTNSGAPGQWTTGLCGCCDDRSNCCVTCWCPCVTFGQNVEIIDKGTTSCAHAGAIYYCLAHVCCACVYTCTYRTKLRAYFSLPADPCGDCLVHFCCLPCAVCQEYRELKNRGFDPSQGWMANAQKWSQDGVTVPPPIAPGMTR; translated from the exons ATGACAGGAACTCCGGTTACCAACAGCGGTGCTCCGGGACAATGGACCACCGGTTTATGTGGTTGCTGTGATGATCGCTCTAACT GTTGTGTCACTTGTTGGTGTCCTTGTGTCACCTTTGGGCAAAATGTTGAAATAATTGATAAAGGAACTACTT CTTGTGCTCACGCTGGTGCAATATACTATTGCTTAGCTCATGTGTGTTGTGCTTGTGTCTACACATGCACTTATCGTACAAAACTGAGAGCCTACTTTAGCTTGCCTGCGGACCCTTGTGGAGATTGCCTTGTTCATTTCTGTTGTCTCCCTTGTGCTGTTTGCCAAGAATACAGAGAGCTCAAAAACCGCGGTTTTGACCCCTCCCAAG GATGGATGGCTAATGCTCAGAAATGGAGTCAAGATGGAGTCACTGTACCTCCCCCTATTGCACCAGGCATGACTCGCTAA